The following are from one region of the Rhipicephalus microplus isolate Deutch F79 chromosome 1, USDA_Rmic, whole genome shotgun sequence genome:
- the LOC142769097 gene encoding uncharacterized protein LOC142769097 encodes MATRKRHTATAGPGRRNQRHGENQRTRRTPPHGGDEEPDHRVEWDVADYSFDDSVMPWPGLVNQPFLYVPSSMIGYPELMSTFSPYGSFVDENGDVFNAYYADEYANTSGFESQEEPVLYDYDLDLHQQVEYARLLHASMMRARGVGDRPEEEYSGTGEPHHGFADDAETPRRVMSRGGRGDAQEDLEALLEQPWDQLPDDYYGPVVTSYGTVSVILQDCIRVDIATDGSVRVVNFAMHCTAVIDSSGDSSCVCHPCGRVLQEGENVDMASGTRLAKVSSRGVTFTALNHGLVYLVDASGTKSTTERFRNLFYDVPLSMFYSNQDQSTERFRECFRLMREARQRSTRNGDEIWLVGCVRIKQTPWGDVQVSRDSGRRVIWTSPTAGTMSVATPLVKIALSTDPARFFFVKMGQKKISASAEAFTVRNGSQSAGFDSQGRVTLP; translated from the coding sequence atggccacccgcAAGCGTCACACTGCCACTGCTGGACCCGGCAGGCGCAATCAGCGCCACGGAGAGAACCAACGCACGCGACGTACGCCCCCGCACGGGGGCGACGAAGAGCCCGACCATCGCGTTGAATGGGATGTGGCCGATTACAGTTTCGACGACAGCGTAATGCCGTGGCCAGGCTTGGTGAACCAGCCTTTCCTCTATGTGCCATCTTCTATGATCGGCTACCCCGAGCTCATGTCTACATTCAGCCCCTACGGTTCCTTCGTCGACGAGAACGGGGACGTCTTCAATGCTTACTACGCGGACGAGTACGCAAATACCAGTGGTTTCGAGTCGCAGGAAGAACCCGTTCTCTACGATTACGACCTTGACTTGCACCAACAGGTCGAATACGCTCGGCTCCTGCACGCTTCCATGATGCGGGCGCGCGGCGTCGGTGACAGACCGGAGGAAGAATACAGCGGTACGGGTGAACCACATCACGGCTTCGCCGACGACGCCGAGACACCGCGGCGCGTCATGAGCAGAGGCGGTCGCGGTGACGCCCAAGAGGACCTGGAAGCTTTGTTGGAGCAACCCTGGGACCAATTGCCTGACGACTACTACGGTCCCGTAGTGACCAGCTACGGCACCGTGTCCGTCATCCTACAAGACTGCATACGCGTAGACATCGCGACGGATGGCTCCGTGCGAGTGGTCAACTTTGCCATGCACTGCACGGCGGTGATCGACTCCTCGGGCGACTCCAGCTGCGTGTGTCACCCGTGTGGCCGCGTGCTCCAAGAAGGTGAGAACGTGGACATGGCTTCGGGCACCAGGTTGGCCAAGGTCTCCAGCCGTGGAGTGACTTTCACGGCACTCAACCATGGTCTCGTCTATCTCGTCGACGCTTCTGGGACCAAGTCGACCACCGAGCGGTTTCGAAACCTATTCTACGATGTGCCACTAAGCATGTTCTACTCAAACCAAGATCAAAGCACAGAGCGTTTCCGCGAGTGTTTCCGTCTAATGCGGGAGGCGAGGCAGCGAAGCACTCGTAATGGCGATGAGATTTGGCTCGTCGGTTGCGTACGCATCAAGCAGACACCCTGGGGAGACGTCCAGGTGTCGCGTGACTCGGGAAGACGGGTCATCTGGACCTCGCCCACGGCTGGAACCATGTCGGTGGCCACTCCGCTCGTCAAAATCGCCTTGAGCACCGATCCCGCTCGATTCTTCTTCGTCAAGATGGGACAGAAGAAAATCAGCGCCAGCGCAGAGGCCTTCACGGTGAGGAACGGCAGCCAGAGCGCTGGCTTCGACAGTCAGGGCCGCGTCACTCTGCCCTGA